CCTGATGCACACGCTGCTGGACGCGCTGCGGGCCGCCGGTGCGCCCGGCGTGCACCTGGGCGTCGGGGCGCGCAATGTCCGCGCCCAGGGCTTCTACCGGCACCTGGGGTTCACGGAACTGGGCCGCACGCCGGGCGCCGTCACGTTCGGACGGCGCCTGGACTGACCCGCGCATGCCCGTGGCACGCGACCTTCAGCGGGCGCGGCCGGTGCGCCGCAGGCTGAAGGCCAGCAGGGCTGCTCCCAGCAGTCCGGCCAGCAGCGCCCCCACCCGGAAGATCAGGCCCTCGTGGCCCGGCTGGCTGGTCAGCAGCACCGGACTCAGGAACTGCCCCAGGAAGATGGCGCTGCTCATACCGGCCGTCACGCGGCCGCGCCACGCGGGGGGGGTCAGGTCGGCCAGCCAGGTGTACAGGTTCGGGAACACCAGCCCGCCGCCCAGCCCGCCCAGGATCAGGCCCAGCAGCGCCCCGGCGGGACTGGCCGCGCCGGAGACGGTCAGCCACCCGGCGGCCAGCAGGCCCAGGCCCAGCGCCGCTGCCCGCTGCGGGTGAAAGCGCCCGGTGAAGCGCGAGTACGCCAGCGAGGTGAGCGCCGCGACCAGCGTGAACGCGCCCAGCAGCAGCCCGGTCACGGCGGGCGCGGCGCCCAGCGTGCCCAGCAGGAACGGTCCCTGGGTGGGCATCAGGTAGAACACGATCATGTACCCGACCGACAGGGCGTAGATCACGCCGATGCGGCCCCAGTGGGGGCGTGCGGTCAGGTCGGCGCCGCCGGTCAGCGGGGCGGGCAGGCCGCCGCGCAGACGCAGGGTCAGGGGAATCAGCAGCAGCGAGATCAGGTACAGCGCAAAA
The DNA window shown above is from Deinococcus sp. LM3 and carries:
- a CDS encoding MFS transporter produces the protein MSAPRSVPFTTPPPSPTAGQAPDRLTQVTLLLLSTLTIMSGATIAPALPAMQAHFADAPNAAFLVKLSLTIVGLAIALTAPLSGVLADRYGRRPVLLVSLVLYALGGGVGLIADSIGSLLAGRIVLGLAVAGTMTAAGALVNDLFSGPARGKFLSQQAAFGNFGGAVLMPLGGLLAAASWRAPFALYLISLLLIPLTLRLRGGLPAPLTGGADLTARPHWGRIGVIYALSVGYMIVFYLMPTQGPFLLGTLGAAPAVTGLLLGAFTLVAALTSLAYSRFTGRFHPQRAAALGLGLLAAGWLTVSGAASPAGALLGLILGGLGGGLVFPNLYTWLADLTPPAWRGRVTAGMSSAIFLGQFLSPVLLTSQPGHEGLIFRVGALLAGLLGAALLAFSLRRTGRAR